The Sulfurospirillum halorespirans DSM 13726 genome has a window encoding:
- a CDS encoding circularly permuted type 2 ATP-grasp protein — protein MIESNSPFYDAFKGILNTIDKNRVQELLTYMNTEAINFNLFKNNAFIERKFPFDIIPRIVSPSEFAYLEKGIQQRIYALNLFLEDIYGAQKILKDGIIPSEFVFSSKAYLPAFANTPVAKNIRVHISGIDLVKNSVGDGWVVLEDNIRVPSGVSYPLSLRMLTRKVFPEFFEKLPIQDVRDYPKKLEAAMNYVNTGGINVILTPGRYNSAFYEHSYLAKESGAILANGEDLVVEKDKVYLKTYNGKKARVGAIYRRLDDDALDPVEFHPDSLIGVSNITQAYRAGNVALMNSIGNGIADDKGIYYFVPAMIKYYMNEEPILQNAPTFLAFFEKDRNHILQNMRTLVIKDVAEAGGYGVVFGSQLTKSEREKLKDAIIAEPRRFIAQEVIEFYDIECLDEAGTFSPRKADLRMFSIYGEDIFVWPGGLTRFAMDPTSYIVNSSQGGGFKDTWVLKEHR, from the coding sequence ATGATTGAGTCAAACAGTCCATTCTATGATGCGTTTAAAGGCATCTTAAACACGATCGATAAAAACCGCGTCCAAGAGTTGCTCACTTACATGAATACCGAAGCGATCAACTTCAACCTTTTTAAAAACAACGCTTTTATAGAGCGCAAATTTCCCTTTGACATTATTCCTAGAATCGTCTCACCCTCAGAATTTGCCTACCTTGAAAAAGGGATACAACAGCGCATCTACGCACTCAATCTTTTTTTAGAAGACATTTACGGAGCACAGAAAATTCTCAAAGATGGCATCATCCCTAGTGAATTCGTCTTCTCATCCAAAGCTTATCTGCCCGCATTTGCCAACACGCCTGTGGCGAAAAACATTCGCGTGCACATCAGCGGTATCGACCTTGTGAAAAACAGCGTTGGAGATGGTTGGGTTGTGCTTGAAGACAACATACGAGTGCCCAGTGGCGTGAGTTATCCACTTTCACTTCGTATGCTGACACGCAAAGTGTTTCCTGAATTTTTTGAGAAACTGCCGATTCAAGACGTAAGAGATTACCCGAAAAAACTCGAAGCGGCGATGAACTACGTCAACACGGGTGGCATCAATGTCATCTTAACACCGGGTCGTTATAATTCTGCGTTTTACGAGCACTCTTACTTAGCCAAAGAGAGCGGCGCGATTCTTGCCAATGGTGAAGACTTGGTGGTGGAGAAAGACAAAGTCTATCTTAAAACGTACAATGGCAAAAAAGCACGCGTGGGCGCTATTTACCGTCGTTTGGATGATGATGCGCTTGATCCAGTCGAGTTTCATCCAGACTCTTTGATCGGAGTTTCCAACATCACGCAAGCGTACCGTGCAGGTAATGTAGCACTCATGAACAGCATTGGAAACGGCATCGCAGACGATAAGGGCATTTACTACTTCGTGCCTGCAATGATTAAGTATTACATGAATGAAGAGCCGATCTTGCAAAATGCACCAACCTTCTTAGCGTTTTTTGAGAAAGATCGCAACCATATTTTACAAAATATGCGAACCCTCGTCATCAAAGATGTTGCCGAAGCGGGAGGGTATGGCGTTGTGTTTGGCTCACAACTGACTAAGAGTGAACGTGAAAAGCTCAAAGATGCTATTATCGCAGAGCCTAGACGCTTCATCGCGCAAGAGGTAATTGAGTTTTACGACATCGAATGTTTGGATGAAGCAGGTACCTTTTCACCTCGCAAAGCCGACCTTCGGATGTTCTCGATTTACGGTGAAGATATTTTTGTCTGGCCTGGAGGTCTTACACGTTTTGCGATGGACCCGACCAGTTACATCGTCAATTCTTCCCAAGGTGGCGGATTTAAAGATACATGGGTTTTAAAGGAGCACAGATGA
- a CDS encoding threonine/serine ThrE exporter family protein yields the protein MLLEYGAESRLIEQLSSRLGIALGCTSIEISLIPSAIVLTTLIGDSSVTTTRRAHEQPINMSIVHQIVAICIAAEQNPRNIMMVERSLANIHANPYPAWLIVPIIGLSCAAFSHLQGADWPGFWITFLAASVGMMVRRELSSRKYSLLIVFAFTAFVCTLIGSLAFYHDLSSTGRIVLSSSVLLLVPGFPYINSMLDAFKGYISMGWGRWTQATLLTLMSSLGIMLAMGLLDIKGW from the coding sequence ATGCTTCTTGAGTACGGTGCTGAGAGCCGTTTGATAGAGCAACTTTCCTCTCGTTTGGGCATTGCGCTTGGGTGTACGTCCATTGAGATTTCGCTGATTCCCTCTGCTATTGTTTTGACCACACTCATTGGCGACTCTTCGGTTACGACGACGAGACGCGCACATGAACAGCCGATCAATATGTCCATTGTGCATCAAATTGTCGCTATTTGCATTGCGGCGGAGCAAAATCCTCGTAACATTATGATGGTTGAGCGCTCCCTTGCCAACATCCACGCCAATCCTTATCCTGCATGGTTGATTGTGCCCATTATCGGGCTTTCATGTGCGGCGTTTAGCCATTTACAAGGGGCGGACTGGCCGGGATTTTGGATCACATTTTTGGCGGCATCGGTGGGCATGATGGTGCGAAGAGAACTCTCCTCTCGCAAGTACTCTTTACTGATCGTGTTTGCCTTTACCGCGTTTGTCTGCACCCTGATCGGCAGTCTTGCTTTTTACCATGATCTTAGCAGCACGGGGCGCATTGTGCTCTCCTCCAGTGTCTTACTCCTTGTCCCAGGATTTCCTTATATCAACTCCATGCTGGACGCATTTAAGGGCTACATCAGTATGGGTTGGGGGCGCTGGACGCAAGCGACGCTTTTGACACTGATGTCTTCCCTTGGTATTATGCTCGCCATGGGGCTTTTGGACATAAAAGGATGGTAA
- a CDS encoding threonine/serine exporter family protein — translation MMEWVSLLLDALWAAIPAVGFGMIFNVPRSALPLCALGGALTYGLREVLLHHHFSIELSTFIAATAIGIIGVFWSRRYVMPRPVYTVPSIIPMIPGTYAYEMMISLVSMNTDGVTDALLSSFIENGLHAVSILFAIAFGLVLPSMYYTKRKQPII, via the coding sequence ATGATGGAATGGGTGAGTCTTTTATTGGACGCTTTGTGGGCGGCGATTCCTGCTGTGGGATTTGGAATGATTTTCAATGTCCCGCGCTCTGCGCTGCCATTGTGTGCTTTGGGAGGTGCGCTGACGTATGGTCTTCGAGAAGTCTTGTTGCACCACCATTTTTCCATCGAACTCTCAACGTTTATCGCCGCGACAGCCATTGGCATTATCGGTGTATTTTGGTCACGCCGTTATGTGATGCCCAGACCCGTTTACACGGTTCCCTCCATCATTCCGATGATCCCTGGAACGTACGCATATGAGATGATGATAAGCCTTGTGAGCATGAACACGGATGGCGTCACCGATGCGCTGCTTTCAAGTTTCATCGAAAATGGACTGCACGCAGTCAGCATTTTATTTGCGATTGCCTTTGGTTTGGTGTTGCCTTCGATGTATTATACTAAGCGTAAGCAGCCGATTATTTAG
- a CDS encoding bacteriohemerythrin — protein sequence MSYWKWEPAFSVGIAVIDDQHKRIIAYINELGTISIYHDKEKVRTVLLALMDYTVSHLAFEERLMEEAGYPKLEAHKQIHLSFIERIHFFQERYENGEDISKQLMTELQMWLINHIQNDDTDYKEVVQAMLHKKEGQMNDGWLTTLIDKFFK from the coding sequence ATGTCGTATTGGAAATGGGAGCCTGCTTTTTCGGTAGGAATCGCTGTGATTGACGATCAGCATAAACGCATCATTGCATATATTAATGAACTCGGTACGATTTCAATCTATCACGATAAAGAAAAGGTGCGTACGGTGCTTTTAGCATTGATGGATTATACGGTGTCTCATCTTGCCTTTGAAGAGCGTTTGATGGAAGAAGCGGGGTATCCTAAACTGGAAGCCCATAAGCAGATTCATCTCTCTTTTATTGAGCGCATTCATTTCTTTCAAGAACGCTATGAGAACGGTGAAGATATTTCAAAACAGCTGATGACGGAACTTCAAATGTGGCTTATCAATCATATTCAAAACGACGATACAGACTATAAAGAGGTCGTTCAAGCGATGCTTCACAAAAAAGAAGGTCAAATGAACGATGGATGGCTCACAACGTTGATCGATAAATTTTTTAAATAA
- a CDS encoding heavy metal translocating P-type ATPase, whose protein sequence is MQFHETAPQTCDATTGSCCSRCQPIVPDAHAHHEHEHHHGLGDSSAMEMFKSWHFFTFCIGAVLFVSAIVMDESNPLMFWTYLISFFLVGGEILYMAVTNLFKGHVFDENFLMGLATVGAFSIGEYPEGVAVMLFFRIGEFFQDLAVDRSRKSITKLMDIRPDFANLQSEIGEQKVNPSDVTLGSRIIVRPGEKIPLDGIIIEGRSTLDTSALTGESLPKEVAVGHDVLSGTINKTGVIIIETTKLFSESTVSKILDLVQNAGAKKAKTEQFITTFAKYYTPIVVISAALLAFVPPLLMQDALLSDWFRRSLVFLVVSCPCALVVSIPLSFFGGIGGASKNGILVKGGNFLEALNSVDTVVLDKTGTLTKGFFSVTSITALHGYSEVDVLRLAALAEMHSSHPIALSIKRAYIEPLEAVVSNYEELAGYGVKATIEGKTVLAGNDKLLLEHTITHERLDTPDTVVYVVVEGVLAGYLIIADTPKVDSKQAILALHALGIKDIVMLTGDTKATAEKVALELGITHVEAELLPHQKVEKLEEIMARKSGKGKTVFVGDGINDAPVLARADIGIAMGGVGSDAAIEAADIVIMTDEISKVATALKIAHKTHAIVWQNIIFALGVKGIILIMGAMGIATMWEAVFGDVGVALIAVLNATRVLTHK, encoded by the coding sequence ATGCAATTTCATGAGACCGCACCCCAAACATGCGACGCGACAACGGGAAGTTGTTGCAGTAGATGCCAACCCATTGTGCCAGATGCCCACGCGCACCACGAACATGAACACCATCACGGTTTAGGCGATTCTAGCGCGATGGAGATGTTCAAATCGTGGCATTTCTTCACCTTTTGCATCGGCGCGGTGCTCTTCGTCTCCGCTATTGTGATGGATGAGAGCAATCCTCTCATGTTTTGGACCTATCTGATCAGCTTTTTCCTCGTCGGTGGAGAAATTCTCTACATGGCGGTCACCAACCTTTTCAAAGGGCATGTTTTCGATGAAAACTTTTTGATGGGACTTGCCACCGTCGGAGCGTTTAGCATCGGCGAGTATCCTGAGGGCGTTGCGGTAATGCTTTTCTTCCGCATCGGTGAATTTTTCCAAGACTTAGCCGTAGATCGCTCTCGCAAATCCATCACGAAACTGATGGACATCCGACCCGATTTTGCGAACCTGCAAAGTGAAATTGGCGAGCAAAAAGTAAACCCAAGTGATGTTACACTGGGCAGTCGCATTATCGTCAGACCGGGGGAGAAAATCCCATTGGATGGCATCATCATCGAAGGACGCTCAACACTCGATACTTCTGCACTTACGGGCGAATCGTTGCCAAAAGAGGTTGCGGTAGGACACGATGTGCTCTCTGGAACCATCAATAAAACGGGTGTGATTATCATCGAAACGACTAAACTTTTTTCTGAATCTACCGTCTCGAAAATCTTAGACCTTGTGCAAAATGCAGGCGCTAAAAAAGCCAAAACAGAGCAATTTATCACCACATTTGCCAAATACTATACGCCCATTGTCGTCATCTCCGCCGCCCTACTCGCATTTGTGCCACCGCTTTTGATGCAAGACGCGCTTTTAAGCGACTGGTTTAGACGATCCTTAGTTTTCCTTGTTGTCTCATGCCCGTGCGCACTGGTCGTTTCCATTCCGCTGAGCTTTTTTGGAGGCATCGGTGGTGCGTCTAAAAACGGCATTTTGGTCAAAGGTGGCAACTTCCTTGAAGCGCTTAATAGTGTTGATACGGTTGTTTTGGACAAGACAGGTACGCTTACCAAAGGATTTTTCAGTGTGACATCTATCACCGCGCTACACGGTTACAGTGAAGTGGATGTCTTGCGCCTTGCCGCACTAGCTGAGATGCACTCAAGCCATCCCATCGCACTCTCCATCAAACGCGCGTACATAGAGCCGTTGGAAGCGGTTGTGAGCAACTATGAAGAGCTTGCAGGCTATGGTGTCAAAGCGACCATTGAAGGCAAAACCGTTCTGGCAGGCAACGATAAACTCCTCCTTGAGCATACCATCACTCATGAGCGACTCGACACGCCCGACACCGTCGTTTATGTCGTGGTGGAGGGCGTCTTAGCAGGCTACCTCATCATCGCCGATACACCAAAAGTGGATAGCAAACAAGCCATTTTAGCACTCCATGCGCTGGGTATCAAAGACATCGTGATGCTCACAGGGGACACTAAAGCAACCGCTGAAAAGGTCGCTCTTGAGCTAGGCATCACCCACGTTGAGGCGGAACTTTTACCGCATCAAAAAGTCGAAAAGCTTGAAGAGATCATGGCGCGCAAAAGTGGCAAAGGCAAAACCGTCTTTGTGGGAGATGGCATCAACGATGCACCCGTACTCGCACGCGCAGACATCGGCATCGCGATGGGCGGGGTTGGCTCAGACGCGGCGATTGAAGCGGCTGACATTGTCATCATGACCGACGAGATCAGTAAAGTCGCCACCGCGCTTAAAATCGCCCATAAAACCCACGCCATCGTCTGGCAAAATATCATCTTTGCACTGGGTGTTAAAGGGATTATTTTGATCATGGGAGCGATGGGAATTGCCACGATGTGGGAAGCCGTCTTTGGCGATGTGGGCGTTGCACTCATTGCTGTCCTCAACGCTACTCGTGTTTTAACGCATAAATAA
- a CDS encoding ArsR/SmtB family transcription factor, translating into MSDEFCSCDIVHENVIEMVRKKMPQEEKLYDLAELFKVFGDTTRVKIISALFEAEMCVCDIAELLHMTQSAISHQLRVLRQARLVKHRKEGKVVFYSLDDEHIKTIFNQGLEHILEPRGFEYAIS; encoded by the coding sequence ATGAGCGATGAATTTTGCAGTTGCGACATTGTGCATGAAAATGTCATCGAAATGGTCAGAAAAAAGATGCCTCAAGAGGAGAAGCTTTACGACCTTGCCGAACTCTTTAAAGTCTTTGGCGACACGACGCGCGTGAAGATCATCTCAGCGCTTTTTGAAGCAGAGATGTGTGTTTGCGACATCGCAGAACTCCTACACATGACCCAATCCGCCATCTCTCACCAGCTTCGTGTTTTGCGTCAAGCGAGGCTTGTCAAGCATCGCAAAGAGGGAAAAGTCGTCTTTTATTCACTCGATGACGAACACATTAAAACTATTTTTAACCAAGGCTTAGAACACATTTTAGAACCACGAGGATTTGAGTATGCAATTTCATGA
- a CDS encoding DUF4041 domain-containing protein, which produces MTPELFIFLAVVIFGLYLMYTRHKERLERTKNNVNSLDELRDQIKIAKDDFNNLKASIQQKRDEKLDIENILLSIEGKIKIAKEEFDALDSKTKELQKIQKEADKTVALLEKAKFEIPEKQLQIDELSSELHDLQSKLDLYSRVDEFVEFGHFKMPAYLYETSYRFAEEIKIVRDQQKKILDNGDAITCPAKNIVTTYSSLSDSILKNASKLMLRIFNIECDFLIGNVTPASYTRTLERIEKLANDIERLSLTLECGFNINYIKLKFDECTLQYQYKLKKQEEQEEQKAIKEQMREEQKAIQEYERAIRDAEKEEKLYENLLEKAKLELAKASESEKAIMSARVAQLEADLAEALAKSERAKSMAEQTRKGYIYVISNIGSFGEDVYKIGMTRRLDPMDRVRELGDASVPFPFDVHAMIYYEDAPKLENQLHKEFNNNRVNAVNLRKEFFRVELDKVRNTVEKLTNNEADFKMTVLAEQYNETLRLLS; this is translated from the coding sequence ATGACACCAGAATTATTTATATTCCTAGCAGTAGTTATTTTTGGACTCTATCTTATGTATACAAGACACAAAGAGCGTTTAGAGAGAACAAAGAACAATGTTAATTCTTTAGATGAGCTCAGAGATCAAATAAAGATTGCAAAAGATGACTTCAACAATTTAAAAGCTTCAATACAACAAAAAAGAGATGAAAAACTGGACATAGAAAATATTTTATTATCTATTGAAGGGAAAATAAAGATTGCTAAGGAAGAGTTCGATGCTTTAGATTCTAAAACAAAAGAGCTTCAAAAAATACAAAAAGAAGCAGATAAAACAGTTGCTTTACTTGAAAAAGCAAAATTTGAAATTCCAGAAAAACAGCTTCAAATAGATGAGTTATCTAGCGAATTGCATGATCTTCAAAGTAAATTAGATTTGTATTCAAGAGTGGATGAGTTCGTAGAATTTGGACATTTTAAGATGCCTGCTTATTTATACGAAACATCATATCGATTTGCAGAAGAGATAAAAATTGTGAGAGATCAACAGAAAAAAATACTTGATAATGGTGATGCTATTACATGCCCAGCAAAAAATATTGTTACAACTTATAGTAGTCTAAGTGATAGCATACTCAAAAATGCTTCTAAACTCATGCTACGCATCTTTAATATAGAGTGTGATTTTCTTATTGGAAATGTAACTCCTGCAAGTTATACTAGAACACTTGAACGTATAGAAAAATTAGCGAATGATATTGAAAGGCTATCGTTGACTTTAGAATGTGGTTTCAATATAAATTATATAAAACTAAAATTTGATGAATGTACTTTGCAATATCAATATAAACTCAAAAAACAAGAAGAGCAAGAAGAACAAAAAGCCATTAAAGAGCAAATGAGAGAAGAGCAAAAAGCAATACAAGAATATGAAAGAGCTATAAGAGACGCGGAAAAAGAAGAAAAACTTTATGAGAATTTATTAGAAAAAGCTAAATTAGAATTGGCAAAAGCTTCAGAAAGTGAAAAAGCCATTATGAGTGCAAGAGTTGCTCAGCTAGAGGCAGATTTAGCAGAAGCACTTGCAAAAAGTGAACGTGCAAAAAGCATGGCAGAACAAACTAGAAAAGGTTATATCTACGTGATAAGCAATATTGGCTCTTTTGGAGAAGATGTTTACAAAATAGGTATGACTAGACGGCTAGATCCAATGGATCGTGTCAGAGAACTTGGTGATGCTTCTGTACCGTTTCCATTTGATGTTCATGCTATGATATATTATGAAGATGCGCCAAAATTAGAAAATCAACTGCACAAAGAGTTTAATAATAACCGTGTAAATGCTGTAAATTTACGCAAAGAGTTTTTTAGAGTAGAGCTTGATAAAGTAAGAAATACAGTAGAAAAATTAACTAATAATGAAGCTGATTTTAAAATGACAGTTTTGGCTGAACAATATAATGAAACATTGAGACTGCTTAGCTAA
- a CDS encoding serine hydroxymethyltransferase, which yields MSFINNDRLATADDAVFRILHNEFERQATHLEMIASENFTSRAVMEATGSIFTNKYAEGYPQKRYYNGCECADEIEQLAIDRLCEIFGCTYANVQPHSGSQANGAVYAALLNANDKLLGMDLQQGGHLTHGAKVSFSGKNYQSFSYGVDANGYIDYAKVLEIAKIVKPKMIVCGASAYARELDFAKFREIADAVGAILFADIAHIAGLVAAGEHRSPFPYAHVVTSTTHKTLRGPRGGVIMTNDEALVKKINSAVFPALQGGPLLHVIAAKAVAFGEVLKPEWKEYAKQVKRNASVLGEVMLERGFDLVSGGTDNHLILVSLLNKDYSGEEASTALENAGITVNKNSVPGDTRSAKLTSGIRIGSAALTTLGMKEKEFELIAHRICDVLKNIHDLALHVKIKKELVVLLQNFQVYKSATY from the coding sequence ATGAGTTTTATCAACAATGATCGTTTAGCCACAGCCGATGATGCTGTTTTTAGGATTCTTCACAATGAGTTTGAGAGGCAAGCCACGCATCTTGAGATGATCGCGAGTGAGAATTTTACCTCGCGTGCGGTTATGGAAGCAACGGGAAGCATTTTTACCAATAAATATGCCGAGGGTTATCCACAAAAGCGGTATTACAACGGTTGTGAATGTGCCGATGAGATCGAGCAACTTGCCATTGACAGGCTCTGTGAGATTTTTGGATGCACCTATGCCAATGTTCAACCTCACTCGGGTAGCCAAGCCAATGGTGCGGTGTATGCGGCACTTTTGAATGCAAACGATAAATTATTGGGTATGGATTTACAGCAAGGCGGTCACTTAACGCACGGTGCGAAAGTGAGTTTTTCGGGTAAAAATTATCAATCGTTTAGCTATGGCGTGGATGCAAATGGTTATATTGATTATGCCAAGGTTCTGGAGATTGCGAAGATCGTTAAACCTAAGATGATCGTCTGCGGTGCTTCGGCGTATGCGCGTGAGCTTGATTTTGCTAAGTTTCGAGAGATTGCGGACGCGGTGGGTGCGATCTTATTTGCCGACATCGCGCACATTGCAGGACTTGTTGCCGCGGGTGAGCATAGGAGCCCGTTTCCTTACGCGCATGTGGTGACGTCTACGACGCATAAAACATTGCGTGGTCCTAGAGGCGGTGTTATTATGACAAACGATGAAGCACTGGTAAAGAAGATCAATTCTGCCGTTTTCCCTGCATTGCAAGGCGGTCCATTGTTACATGTAATTGCTGCAAAAGCAGTGGCATTTGGTGAAGTTTTAAAGCCAGAGTGGAAAGAGTATGCGAAACAAGTCAAACGTAATGCCAGCGTTTTGGGCGAGGTTATGCTTGAGAGAGGCTTTGATTTGGTCAGTGGTGGAACCGATAACCATCTGATTTTGGTATCATTACTGAACAAAGATTATTCTGGCGAAGAGGCGAGCACCGCTTTGGAAAATGCAGGTATAACCGTGAATAAAAACAGTGTTCCAGGCGATACCAGAAGTGCGAAATTAACCTCAGGTATTCGCATTGGTTCTGCTGCATTAACGACACTGGGTATGAAAGAAAAAGAGTTTGAGTTGATCGCGCATCGTATTTGTGATGTTTTGAAAAATATTCACGATTTAGCGTTACATGTAAAGATAAAAAAAGAGCTAGTGGTACTTTTGCAAAACTTCCAAGTGTACAAAAGTGCGACGTATTAA
- a CDS encoding GNAT family N-acetyltransferase, which produces MREMEVLHTNYQLIEKAIKYIDAHFKEQPSIDVIASSIGMSKYHFIRVFKEYVGVTPKQFLHSVTLNYAKEHIKESKSILDSTLDIGLSSVSRLHELFVNLIGVTPKEWREKGRDVIITYGFGITPFGEALIAYTDKGICYLGFIDQNKEAIFTRFKELWENANLIHDDLKAQTYLENIFINNQKYNLLVKGTNLQINVWKALLNLPNGAVTTYQDIANFIEQPKAVRAVASAIGKNHIGYLIPCHRVIAKSGAMSGYSWGIERKKILIAYESAYKENVTQFRTARAEDISDICELHHQFFPHEQESLSKDQTQRNTLLKIIQDATVGDVFVALYENKIIGMASVFYTLSMACGGKMAIVEEVMVDERYHEGDIESSFVNHILSLCKEKGCQKITLLADKNNLHSHIVYEKMGFKKSTITPFHKDG; this is translated from the coding sequence ATGAGAGAGATGGAAGTGTTGCATACCAATTATCAGCTGATTGAAAAAGCGATCAAGTACATTGATGCACATTTTAAAGAACAGCCCTCCATTGATGTGATTGCCAGCAGTATCGGCATGAGCAAATACCATTTTATCAGGGTCTTTAAAGAGTATGTGGGCGTGACACCCAAACAGTTTTTGCACTCGGTGACGCTCAATTACGCCAAAGAGCATATTAAAGAGTCCAAGTCTATTTTAGATAGTACACTGGACATTGGGCTCTCGAGTGTCAGCAGGCTGCATGAACTCTTTGTCAATTTGATCGGTGTGACACCCAAAGAATGGCGCGAAAAGGGCAGGGATGTCATCATCACGTATGGTTTTGGCATCACGCCGTTTGGTGAAGCACTGATCGCTTACACCGATAAAGGCATCTGCTATTTAGGGTTTATTGACCAAAATAAAGAAGCGATTTTTACACGGTTTAAGGAGCTTTGGGAAAATGCCAATCTGATCCATGATGATCTCAAAGCGCAGACCTATTTGGAAAATATTTTCATCAACAATCAAAAATACAATCTTTTGGTCAAAGGCACCAACCTTCAGATCAATGTCTGGAAAGCACTTCTCAATCTTCCCAATGGAGCCGTGACGACGTACCAAGACATTGCCAATTTCATTGAACAGCCTAAAGCCGTACGAGCCGTTGCCAGTGCCATCGGGAAAAATCACATCGGCTATCTCATTCCGTGTCACCGTGTCATTGCCAAAAGTGGTGCGATGAGTGGGTACAGTTGGGGCATTGAGCGTAAAAAAATCCTGATTGCGTATGAATCCGCTTACAAAGAAAATGTCACGCAGTTTAGAACAGCCAGAGCAGAAGATATATCCGATATATGCGAACTCCATCACCAGTTTTTCCCCCACGAACAGGAGTCTCTATCAAAGGATCAAACTCAAAGGAATACACTGCTGAAGATCATTCAAGATGCAACTGTGGGCGATGTATTCGTTGCATTGTACGAAAATAAAATCATAGGGATGGCAAGTGTTTTCTATACACTCTCGATGGCATGTGGAGGAAAAATGGCGATCGTGGAAGAGGTGATGGTGGATGAACGGTACCACGAGGGTGACATCGAATCCTCTTTTGTGAACCATATTCTTTCTTTGTGCAAAGAAAAAGGATGTCAAAAAATCACCTTGCTTGCAGATAAAAACAACCTGCACTCGCACATCGTGTACGAAAAAATGGGATTTAAAAAATCCACGATTACGCCGTTTCATAAGGACGGGTAA
- a CDS encoding helix-turn-helix domain-containing protein yields the protein MMTTLTLPNYLLHNPTLYECIFDHTFITSKSVLYKQGKLSVRIGMHMVILLLEGQKIVHLPKGDLLVDASEIIYTAQGNYFMTEIVGAQNRYQSILICFDDQFVLNFIQKYAISFDKKERSNPIAIVKKSPFLHSCVETINAFYTEKRDNTLSLIKLKTEELFLYSLWADQKGFLAFLKCIVETESSRIKYILESNTDVIQTPKDMGDLTRLNERLLRKEMARLYHMTPKKWLDHVRLQKAQLLLKNTDDSISQIATTCGYANVSWFITQFKKHYNATPFLYRQENLHQ from the coding sequence ATGATGACGACACTAACCTTACCCAATTATCTTCTTCATAACCCCACATTGTATGAATGTATTTTCGATCACACGTTTATTACCTCCAAATCGGTTCTGTACAAGCAAGGAAAATTATCTGTGCGTATTGGTATGCACATGGTTATTTTACTGTTAGAGGGGCAAAAAATCGTGCATTTACCCAAGGGTGATCTTTTGGTGGATGCCAGTGAAATTATTTATACGGCGCAAGGGAATTATTTTATGACAGAGATTGTTGGTGCCCAGAACCGCTATCAATCTATTTTAATATGTTTTGATGACCAATTTGTTTTGAATTTTATTCAAAAGTATGCTATTTCTTTTGATAAAAAAGAGAGGAGTAACCCCATTGCTATCGTGAAAAAAAGTCCTTTCTTACACTCCTGTGTCGAGACCATTAATGCTTTTTATACGGAGAAACGCGACAACACGCTCTCTCTTATAAAGCTAAAGACGGAAGAGCTTTTTTTGTATTCACTTTGGGCGGATCAAAAAGGTTTTTTAGCCTTTTTAAAATGTATCGTTGAGACAGAATCTTCACGCATCAAATACATTCTCGAATCTAACACCGATGTGATTCAGACTCCTAAAGATATGGGTGATCTTACGCGTCTTAATGAGCGGTTGCTTCGAAAAGAGATGGCAAGGCTGTATCACATGACGCCAAAAAAATGGCTGGATCATGTCAGGCTACAAAAAGCTCAACTACTTCTAAAAAATACAGACGATTCTATCTCACAGATCGCAACAACCTGTGGATACGCAAATGTATCGTGGTTTATTACACAATTTAAAAAACACTATAACGCAACTCCTTTTTTATACCGTCAAGAAAACTTGCATCAATAG
- a CDS encoding carboxymuconolactone decarboxylase family protein → MKSERYTKGWEKLKEVDGEAGEKVIEALKDVAPDLARYTIEYPFGDIYSREGLSLRDREIATIAALIALGNASSQLKVHIKAGLNVGLSQKEITEIIIQMSVYAGFPAALNGAFAAKEVFAGDQKDEK, encoded by the coding sequence ATGAAATCAGAGCGTTATACCAAAGGTTGGGAAAAACTAAAAGAGGTTGATGGGGAAGCTGGCGAAAAAGTGATAGAGGCACTTAAAGATGTCGCTCCTGATTTGGCGCGTTATACCATAGAGTATCCTTTTGGGGATATTTATTCACGCGAAGGTTTGAGTCTTAGAGATAGAGAAATAGCCACTATCGCCGCTTTGATCGCACTTGGTAATGCCAGTTCTCAGTTAAAAGTGCATATTAAAGCAGGACTCAATGTAGGACTGAGCCAAAAAGAGATTACCGAGATTATTATTCAGATGTCAGTCTATGCGGGTTTTCCTGCGGCGTTGAATGGAGCCTTTGCTGCAAAAGAGGTCTTTGCAGGGGATCAAAAAGATGAAAAATAA